GTATTTCGTACCACAGTATCTCGTCCCACAGTACCTAGTCCCACAGTATCTAGTTCCACAGTATCTAATCCCACAGTACCTAGTCCAATGGTATCTATTCCCACAGTATATAGTCCCATGGTATCTAGTCCCACAGTACCTAGTCCCACAGTATCTAGTTCCACAGTATCTAGTCCCACAGTATCTCCATTGCTAACACAGTATCTAGTCCCACAGTACCTAGTCCCACAGTATCTAGTCCCACAGTATCTCCAGTGCTAACACAGTATCTCGTACCACAGTACCTAGTCCCACAGTTTATAGTCCCACAGTACCTCGTCCCACAGTATCTAGTCCCACAGTATCTAGTCCCACAGTATTTCCAGTGCTAACACAGTATCTCGTACCACAGTACCTTCAGTATTACCACAGCACCTCCAGTGCTAAAACGATGGGTAGAAATCTGGATCAGTGGTGAGCTGTAATGTTGGTTTGTGATCCCTATTGGCATTCCAGATGAGGATTCTGGATATATAGTCACATGTTCATTTCAGTGGTTTATTTTGAGATAAGCAGTCGGATCGTTATAGAGAAGTTGACAAGTTTGGTCAAATGTGAACAGCCTAACAATTTGGCTGCAGTACATTCCTCCGTCCTCTCTGTGTTGGCATGGATTGGGAGTTTTTCAGGCACGTGATCTGTGTTGGTGAAGTGACAGATTGGTATAGTGAATAGGCCAATGGAGCTGCATGCTGACTGTGGCTGTACAGTTTGTGATTCATAAAGGTGTCATCAGaaatctgtctctgtcctgtgaaGGCCGTATGAAtggactggtctgtctctgtcctgtgaaGGCCGTAGGAATTTaatggtctgtctctgtcctgtgaaGTCCGTATGAAtggactggtctgtctctgtcctgtgaaGACCGTAGGAAtggactggtctgtctctgtcctgtgaaGACCGTAGGAAtggactggtctgtctctgtcctgtgaaGTCCGTATGAAtggactggtctgtctctgtcctgtgaaGTCCGTAGGAAtggactggtctgtctctgtcctgtgaaGACCGTATGAAtggactggtctgtctctgtcctgtgaaGACCGTATGAAtggactggtctgtctctgtcctgtgaaGGTCATATGAAtggactggtctgtctctgtcctgtgaaGGCCGTATGAAtggactggtctgtctctgtcctgtgaaGATCATATGAAtggactggtctgtctctgtcctgtgaaGGTCATATGAAtggactggtctgtctctgtcctgtgaaGATCATATGAAtggactggtctgtctctgtcatatgaatggactggtctgtctctgtcatatgaatggactggtctgtctctgtcctgtgaaGGTCATATGAAtggactggtctgtctctgtcataggaatggactggtctgtctctgtcctgtgaaGGTCATATGAAtggactggtctgtctctgtcctgtgaaGGTCATATGAAtggactggtctgtctctgtcataggaatggactggtctgtctctgtcctgtgaaGGTCATATGAAtggactggtctgtctctgtcctgtgaaGGTCATATGAAtggactggtctgtctctgtcctgtgaaGGCCGTATGAAtggactggtctgtctctgtcctgtgaaGGCCGTATGAAtggactggtctgtctctgtcctgtgaaGGCCATATGAAtggactggtctgtctctgtcctgtgaaGGCCGTATGAAtggactggtctgtctctgtcctgtgaaGTCCGTATGAAtggactggtctgtctctgtcctgtgaaGGCCGTATGAAtggactggtctgtctctgtcctgtgaaGGCCGTATGAAtggactggtctgtctctgtcctgtgaaGACCGTATGAAtggactggtctgtctctgtcctgtgaaGTCCGTATGAAtggactggtctgtctctgtcctgtgaaGTCTGTATGAAtggactggtctgtctctgtcctgtgaaGTCCGTATGAAtggactggtctgtctctgtcctgtgaaGACCGTATGAAtggactggtctgtctctgtcctgtgaaGTCTGTATGAAtggactggtctgtctctgtcctgtgaaGGCCTTATGaatggtctgtctctgtcctgtgaaGGTCATATGaatggtctgtctctgtcctgtgaaGGTCTTATGaatggtctgtctctgtcctgtgaaGGTCATATGAAtggactggtctgtctctgtcatatgaatggactggtctgtctctgtcatatgaatggactggtctgtctctgtcctgtgaaGACCGTATGAAtggactggtctgtctctgtcataGGAATggactgttctgtctctgtcatatgaatggactggtctgtctctgtcctgtgaaGGCCATATGaatggtctgtctctgtcctgtgaaGGTCATATGAAtggactggtctgtctctgtcctgtgaaGATCATATGAAtggactggtctgtctctgtcatatgaatggactggtctgtctctgtcctgtgaaGTCCATATGTATTGACTGGTTTGCAAAGCCCTCTGATATGGCTGACCACCTAGACCTGTCGTAGCCCCTTGCTATAAGTCCGTGACTATACACTATATGCTATATGTGGCTATATGTCAGTGACTATACGTCTGTGCCCTCTCGGGGGTATAAGATGTTGTTGACACTAAAGCTGTTATAGAAGTGGCTGTTGAACTGTCCTGCCTGCCCCCCTCCACTGAATGTGTTGTAGTACAGTCCTCTGTTGAAGGGAGACAGGCTGTCTGCTGGGTGGCCGTGGCCCCCGAGGCCCGCCTCTGAGAGTCCCGGGCTGTGACTGTCCTGGCCTGGGGTGGGGGTGTGCGGTGTGTGGTTGTGGTATGGGCTGCTATGGAGGGCTGTAATGTTCCTATTGGTCAGCTCGTTGACCAGCCCCAGAGAGCTAGTCTGTCTGCTGGAgggaccagaggagagaggaacggaggcCCCTAGAGGCCCGGAGCCCAGCCCAGCCATACTGCTGAAGAAGTTATTAAAACACGGAGTGCCACCGGACACCAGGCCCGGGGGGGAGGAGCTCTTGTGACCCTCACTGACCACCTCCATGTCTGGGGAGGCGGGGCCTAGGAGCTGGGGGCTGTCTAAGGTCTTGATGGGCGGGGCTGCTCGGCCGTCCTCTGTCTTGGTGCTGTTAGTGGAGTCGGAGCGGCGCTTCCTCTTCCTCCTGAAGTTCCCGTTGTCAAACATCTTCTCACAGTTAGGGTCCAACGTCCAGTAGTTCCCTTTACCTGGAACATGAATAATAGAAACTTTAGCATTAttatatagtatgtatatattAATAAGACATTATTATACAGTATTTATATATTAATAAGGCATTATTATATAGTATTTATATATTAATAGGACAGTATTATATAGTATTTATATATTAATAGGACATTATTATATAGTATTTATATATTAATAAGACAATATTATATAGTATTTATATATTAATAGGACATTATTATATAGTATTTATATATTAATAAGACATTATTATATAGTATTTATATATTAATATGACATTATTATATAGTATTTATATATTAATAAGACATTATTATATAGTATTTATATATTAATAggacagtattatacagtatttatATATTAATAAGACATTATTATACAGTATTTATATATTAATAAGACATtattatataatatttatatattaataAGACATTATTATATAGTATTTATATATTAATAGGACATTATTATATAGTATTTATATATTAATAAGACATTATTATATAGTATTTATATATTAATAGGACATTATTATATAGTATTTATATATTAATAAGACATTATTATATAGTATTTAtatgttaatacattattaaTATATACACATTAGTAATGTACATATCCAATGAAGAACTGGAGGGAGATGTGCTCATCCTAAACATGAGAAAACTAATGCTGGGATAAAAAAACATTACAGGATCAAATAAATGAGGCCCGCATACAGAATGAAGACTTGTGTGAAATAATAAAGGAATAAAGCCCTATGAGCAGCAATATTCCATGTGGGGGCCACTCATTCCATGTGGGGGCCACTCATTCCATGTGGGGGCCACTCATTCCATGTGGGGGCCACTCATTCCATGTGGGGGCCACTCATTCCATGTGGGGGCCACTCATTCCATGTGGGGGCCACTCATTCCATGTGCGCGCCACTTTATACGTACAAATCCACATAATGTTGTAGTAGTTTAGTATTGTGCACATTATCACAAACAGTGATGGAATGATCCACTGATGAGGAAATCAATGTCTAGGTAGCTATTAATTTGAATGAGTTTGTGGTTAAAAGTCATTCCCTAGAATATGGGTGAATAATACTAATACTCTGGCTCCGCTCTGCCCTTTCAGGATTAGGATATCAAAACCTTTTATCTATAAACTGCCATGGTGGGAAACTGAAGGCCCACTCAGTATGGACACGAAGCATCTAATAACAAGCTAACTGTTATGTTGTAATCCATAAAGTTTCTTACACTAAACTTTATAGTAATGTTAAACGCATTTACGGTAACATAATGTACCTTTATTTACAGTAATTTACAGGTAACTGGCGGCCGGTAAATTATCGTAAAAACAATAGGATTTTTTTTACAGTGTATTATAACAAACATTTGGGGCAATCTAATATTGACCACATAGTCCTAATCTAATCTCTAGAATAATATATATTCTAATCTATGGAATGACCAAATAGTTCTAATCTAATCtacataataatatatattctAATCTCTAGAATGACCTCCTAGTTCTAATctacaaaataatatatattctAATCTCTAGAATGACCTCATAGTTCTAATCTAATCTACACAATAATATATATTCTAATCTCTAGAATGACCACATATCTAATCTAAACTCTAGAATAATATATATTCTAATCTCTAAAATGACCTCATAGTTATTTCTATGTCCCATGCTGAAGAAGCAAAGGCCAGTCAATAGATTAGATATATTACATTTAACTCATCTCAAGTCTATGGGACACTGCTGATAACAATTCCTAGATGTAATATGCACAATGATAAGCATTATAGTcttcaaaataaaggaaacaaatTAAAGGATAAAATTAACAATTATCAGCATATGGTTTGAATAACCCTTTATTTTATCGAACTGATTTGAACTGACAACCTTAGCGGGAGTTGCTTATAAGGGAATTAGCTAATTCAATCTTCTTTTCCCATTGAAAACCAGATGTGGCAACTCCCACTCCGGCGTTTTGTTTTACGCATCCTACGTTAGTTTAGCAACAGGCCTACACCAATTTGTTCAATCGGTTTTAGGCCCAAACTTTTACACGTGTTTTTATAGGATTTCTAACCGACAGCTGAATCACATAGCCTACCTGACTAATTAAAATCTATCTACAAATGGCCCTAGATGTTACAAAGATAAACTAGAACAGGATGGGATAATACCTGGGTCGTCCTCATCGCGGGGGACCTTTTTAAAGCAGTCGTTGAGTGACAGGTTGTGTCGGATAGAGTTCTGCCACCCCGCCTTGCTCTTCTTGTAGAACGGGAAGTTATCCGCGACATACTGGTAGATCTGACTCAGGGTCAACTTCTTTTCGTGTGCGTTCTGGATCGCCATGGCGATGAGCGCAGAGTAAGAGTATGGAGGACGGACCAGCTTTAGCAACTCTTCCTGACTGGCGATGGACAGCCAACCCAGGTCCGGACCCCCGAACCCGGGAGAGTTGGTAAGGAACTGCCGCTGGGTACCGTAGGAAGGTGGCATAAAGGATGCTGTGTTGTTTCCGTGCAGGTAGGGGGTGGAGGAGTTCACGGGGGGGCCGTTCAACCACAGGGATGACGCGTAATCTCCCAGGCCGTATCCAGACGGTCTCTGTGCGCTCTGGAGTCCAGGCTGGTGGTACATGCTGAAGTTATCGCAGTAGACAGCCATCTCCGGCGGCTCCTGGGTGCTCTTGGGCTGGGGTTGGAGAGAGCTTGCTGTTGAAGACGAGGTGTGGTGTACTGAAGGGTCGATGGAGTTCATGCTCCACTCGGGAGGACAACCCCAACGGAATTAGAACACAACAGTAACGGTTCAAACGGACGACCTGATCCCAAGCGCGCAACGTCAGCAACAAGTGCCAGAATCCAAAATCTGAGTTTTAATTTTATAACTTCAGACCGACAGTTTCTCATCCAGACACTAGATCATCTCTAACAGCCAATAGACACTCACTAACTGGTTGGAGGTGTGGCCATTGGATTTAGTGGAGAATTTACAGGCAGAGGTGTGAAATAATAACTTCTCTATGTTTCATACTAACGGCAACATAAAACCCGACAGAAAGTGTTTACTTGAAATGTAATATTAATACAACAATTGAGTTTGTGAATTATTAACATTTGCGCCAGTAGATAGGTCTAATTAAAACAAATACTTCCCACTTTCCCCTACTGTTCTCCAAAGGCTTTTAATAtatcatatattttttaaattatggtTGTTATAATTACTACCGtaaatactattattattattataatttacatttacatattaATAGTTTCTAATTATATGTATTCAATGCTAGTAAATTAGCTTTTTTAGGGTTGGGGGTGGGAGTAAATGGGAGATTAATGGGCCTATCTAATAAATATAAGGTAACATATCTCTGTCTAATTcatgattatattattatataaggtagcatatCTCTGTCTAATTcatgattatattattatataaggtagcatatCTCTGTCTAAATcatgattatattattatataaggTAACATATCTCTGTCTAAATcatgattatattattatataagaTAACATATCTCTGTCTAATTcatgattatattattatataaggtagcatatCTCTGTCTAATTCATGATTATACTATTATATAAGGTAACATATCTCTGTCTAAATcatgattatattattatataaggTAACATATCTCTGTCTAAATcatgattatattattatataaggtagcatatCTCTGTCTAAATcatgattatattattatataaggtagcatatCTCTGTCTAagacattattatattattatataagaTAACATATCTCTGTCTAAATcatgattatattattatataagaTAACATATCTCTGTCTAAATcatgattatattattatataaggTAACATATCTCTGTCTAAATcatgattatattattatataaggTAACATATCTCTGTCTAAATcatgattatattattatataaggTAACATATCTCTGTCTAAATcatgattatattattatataaggTAACATATCTCTGTCTAAATcatgattatattattatataaggTAACATATCTCTGTCTAAATcatgattatattattatataaggtagcatatCTCTGTCTAAATcatgattatattattatataaggtagcatatCTCTGTCTAAATcatgattatattattatataaggTAACATATCTCTGTCTAAATcatgattatattattatataaggTAACATATCTCTGTCTAAATCATGATTATATTATTAAATAAGGTAACATATCTCTGTCTAATTCATGATTATTGTTATCCATAATATTATGAATGTCATCCTTATTATTATCAGTAGTAATACTGGTAACAGCAGAAGCCTAGATTCCCATTAGGCCTATTATAATGAGTAGCCTGCAAGTAGTAGTCCTATTCATTATTATATTAATTTCACTGGGCTTATGACAATAACTTATAagaataataatattaataattattatatttttacaaaTATTTCTTATTTCATTATTCAATTAGatttgctttgtgtgtgtgtgtgtgtgcgtgcgtgcgtgcgtgtgtgtgtgacgatACAAGTGTGTGGCCTAAACTAAGACCTGTGGGTGTATAATGCTATCAGCCTGTTGCCTCAGACTATCTATAAAATTAGAAAATACTTTAAATCTGATTTGATTGAATACTGGATAAGACAGAATAAACAATGTGACCACATTCCTGTGTCAATTGAGTAAAAACCCTCATTAATCATAAACTAATAATCCAAACAATGGATAACAACAAAAACTCTTGATGTAGTGTAGCTCTTGTCCAGTTTCTAAAATAGCTTTTCTTCTTGTATAACAAGATCACATCATCATGTTCATATAGatgagattttaaaaaacaaaccaACTGCCTTGGAATCGTAAAAAGCGGCATGGTATTTTAACACACCTACCAGTACAATCTCCTTCAGAAACACTGCTTGCAAATGACACCCGTCCATCACACAAGGTCCAGGTTTGGAAAAATGGCATGTAAATCCTATCAAATTCATAGACCTGCCCTATAAACTCAGACTCTTTTTGTATCCCGCAATTTATAATATTGGCAAAGAATATTGgccatttttttttaatcaatcatCATCCGTGGGGCTATAGCGTCCTCTACTGTAGACAGACTGATATTGGAGAAATGCGACAGTGACGCAGCTCACAGATTAACCGAACGATAGCGCCGTgagttcaattcaattcaattcaattcaagggctttattggcatgggaaacatgtgttaacattgccaaagcaagtgaggtagataatatataaagtgaaataaacaataaaaattaacagtaaacattacacagtGGCAAgagagttctctctctcctccgcaaCCAACACATCATGCAGTGTACGTAATAGCCACACGATGGCGACAAACGTCTGTGTTCCACTGGAGGAATTCATGAAACATGAAATGAGATGAAAAATGAAATGTTTTGCcagaaatgacatacccaaatctaactgcctgttgctcaggccctgaagcaagaatatgcatattcctggtaccatttgaaaggaaaaacgttgaagtttatggaaatgtgaaaggaatgtaaatgtaaaatgtaatgaatgtagtagaatataacacaatggATCTGGTCAAATATAATAGGACGAAAAAACCAACCGttcttttgtaccatcatctttgaaatgcaagaaaaAGGCCctatgtattattccagcccaggtgcaatttagattttggccactgtGCATTTACATTGTGCGTATTGAGACTCTTTTATAAAACACTGAAGAGGAGTGTGATATTCCTGGTAACATGAAATATTGTTTTAACAAGTTTTCATCTCtccttaaattacatttttggggATAAAAGCTAACTTGGCtccttcattcattgaatcagttGGCTCATTCATCCATCACAAAGCTCACTaatattgcaaactactttacttactttttcattggcaagataaggcAAGAtgtttactaacgacatgccaatgactttgagtaaagccagagtgtctatgtatgtggatgactcaacactatacacgtcagctactacatgaattgaaatgactgcaacactcaacaaagagctgcagttagtttcagaatagGTGGCAAGAAATAAGTTAGGCCTAAATATGTCTAagactaaaagcattgtatttgggacaaaacactcactaaaccctcaacctcaactaaataatgtggaaattgagcaagttaaggtgactaaactgcttggagtaatcCTGGATTGTaaacatggtcaaaacatattgatgcagtagaagctaaaatggggagaagtctgtccataataaagtgatgctctgccttcttaacaacactatcaacaaggcaggtcctacaggccctagtttataccttcttaacagcactatcagcaaggcaggtcctacaggtcctggtttctaccttcttaacaacactatcagcaaggcaggtactacaggccctagtttctaccttcttaacaacactatcagcaaggcaggtcctacaggccctagtttctaccttcttaacagcactataaacaacgcaggtcctacaggccctagtttctaaagaggaggagagattgacttcatcactacttttatttatgaagaggtattgacatgttgaatgcaccgagctctctgtctaaactactggcacacagctcggacacccatgcataggccacaagacatgccaccagaggtctcttc
The genomic region above belongs to Oncorhynchus keta strain PuntledgeMale-10-30-2019 unplaced genomic scaffold, Oket_V2 Un_contig_1254_pilon_pilon, whole genome shotgun sequence and contains:
- the LOC118378113 gene encoding forkhead box protein I1c, with the protein product MNSIDPSVHHTSSSTASSLQPQPKSTQEPPEMAVYCDNFSMYHQPGLQSAQRPSGYGLGDYASSLWLNGPPVNSSTPYLHGNNTASFMPPSYGTQRQFLTNSPGFGGPDLGWLSIASQEELLKLVRPPYSYSALIAMAIQNAHEKKLTLSQIYQYVADNFPFYKKSKAGWQNSIRHNLSLNDCFKKVPRDEDDPGKGNYWTLDPNCEKMFDNGNFRRKRKRRSDSTNSTKTEDGRAAPPIKTLDSPQLLGPASPDMEVVSEGHKSSSPPGLVSGGTPCFNNFFSSMAGLGSGPLGASVPLSSGPSSRQTSSLGLVNELTNRNITALHSSPYHNHTPHTPTPGQDSHSPGLSEAGLGGHGHPADSLSPFNRGLYYNTFSGGGQAGQFNSHFYNSFSVNNILYPREGTDV